From Etheostoma cragini isolate CJK2018 chromosome 3, CSU_Ecrag_1.0, whole genome shotgun sequence:
CCTGTTCCGACGGGGACCACACACTAGTAGGAAGAGATTAagagagtgtgtctgtgtgtatgtgtgtgtgtgtgtgtgtgtgtgtgtgtgtgacatcacgGTGCTCCCTTGGACCCGGGTGCTGCTGAATAAGTACATTCTCAGGGACACAGGGCGTGGTGCTAGTGATTAACAATATGTCAACAGTATGGATCTGTGTACTTAACATTTATGGTTGTGGGCAAAAGGCACAGCTGATTAGTAATGGCTTTCTCAAAATTAATATTCCCTAAAGCTCCAAAGAAGATGAAAATTCAATCTGTGGTTTGACCTCTGCAATTAACGCTAGAACAAACGCGGTCCATTATTAGGAATTTAAGAAATAACTTCACAATCAACCTCACACTTAATGTCTTAACAAGCCCAAACAGCTCTGAGTTCCTATATATTTTTCCGAGCTGGTCTGCCACGGCCCCTCCCCTCTCGCCCTCTCCGCCTTTATGCAACAATAGAAACTTGTTTCCGGGATCCGTGCATCAGGCTCTGGGATGTGAAAGGCCCACCAGCACAAAAGCCAAAGCCTCTTGACTGGGGGGAAAAAGGGAAATAGCTGCCATGACTGTGATGATGTCACGTTGCCAGAATTGGGCTGCAAGCAACGAGACGAAGGCAGAATCACTTCGGGCAGGCTCACATGTGATAGCCGTCCTCCGTTATCCTCCTACACTCATCACTGTGATGAAGTGAACATTTAGAACCCACAAAGTGCCTAATGCCGGGTACAACTGTATATGCCAAGTCTCTGCAGTGGAGTATAACCTCAGTTTTTCCTGCTAATATTCAGCAGGTCTTTTAATGGCCGGCTGTATAAACAGGAAGATGGTTTTTATTCTGTAATCATTTGTTGCTCATAGATTTGAGTTTTTCCACCCAGACTTGTTGTTGGGCTACAGATAATAAGATCAGTGCTATCACTTTCACTGTCCCTGTTCTCCACCGGGAATTAACATGAGAAAGATTTATTTTGAGCGGCCTCACTCCCTCGCTGCTtcagacttttcttttcatccctcCAACTGTTGAGTTGCTGCCTCACCTCAATGTGCACTTTTGTAAGAGGAGGGGTCTTCGTTCAGTTATTCAGCTGCAGCATGTctgaacttaaaataaaaagaattaatgAAGGTTTTAATGGGATTAGATAGAGACTTCTGCATTcttttgtaaacaaataaaaaatatgtgcGGTAGTAACAGCAAGtgacacatttttcttcttctctgaacTGTCCATTCAGTTGAAATTCCACTTAAACGGGGATAAGAGCTGGCAACATAGCATTCTGGTTCTTGGACACATCCTCCGTTGTATTCACTGCTGGCCAAGAAACGTCCTGTAAATACGTTATTGTGTACAACAGAAGTTTCATACCCAGGATTTCTTAAGGTCAACATTTCTTCTGGCACACTGAGCCTGAACTGCACTTTATTCCCCTTTAATTTAACAGCTCCGGCAGCTTTTCTAGTTAAATCGACTGTTCATTATTGAGAGCCATTTTACGAAGGGGCTGTGAGGTGCAATTTAATGAATCTCTGGCACAAAGCTCCCTTTCACTGCCGGGGCGAAGAATAGAGGCTATTTAGACCCTGTAGGGCTTTATGTCAAAGGCAGCCCATAATAGTTGTCAGGCCAGGGCAGAAATTCCCACTGGCCTGGGAATGCACTAGAAATCAACTTTTGCCATGAGCAGATGAAGACACAAACAAGCAGTTGGGAAGATTTTCCAAAATGGTGGCATCTGTTGGGGCGCAAAGATTTTCCCACAAATAGAGGCCTTTCTTGCTAACTTATAGCCTTGATTTGATAGTTGGGTGTGTTTCAGTGCCTAAATGAACAGTAATTAGATTAGAAGGTAACTTCTGTTTGGTAGTCCAGACAGTGAATTCCTTTGTAGGCATGGTGATTAAATGGTGCCAAAAAAGCAAGCAGGAATCACatgaataatgataataatctTTGTGGGATATCCAACTTTAActaaaagtttgttttgtttaaatattgtgtGTATCAAAaccaaatatgtttttgtaagTTAAGTTGAGAGCTGATGGTCTAACAGTTCTACCCAGCAGAATTCCTGTACCCATCAGGATTTCAAAGAGTTTTTCTGCTCCCTGTTACAGTAATGTCCTCCAGTTTTATGAAAGCCTCTTTGGTTCAGAGCACACGCAAACAGTTAAACTGGAGGGGGAGAGTTCTGACAGAGGTTATTGTCTTCAACTCAGCAGGGAATTTCAGACAAATCCCTCTTAGATGCAGGTGGTCAGGCACAAGCAAAGAGTTAAGTCCTGCGGTCCCTTTGCCCCTCCTCTTTGATGTTCTGACATCATTAGTCCAGCCCCCTGAAAGATCCCCTTGCTTTCCTCAGAGCCCGTCACTTCTACTCTGGAATGTTTACAGGAACTTCATGAGCAGCATCAGGACCAAGTGTTTGTCAGaggaaaagagacatttttggTTCAGGGATCCCAGAGGATGCCACGGGTGTAGCCGCTGGGCTCAACAGAGTAATGGCTGTTCAGACTGCAATCATGAACCCTCAGTTCATGAATTTCTGCTTCCCTGGTTCTGTGATGGAGTACGAGGTGGAGAAAAGTCTGGATGGGAGTCTCCTCGGTGAGGCAGAAAATGACGAGGACTACAAAGAGACCACTCGGGACTTGCTGAGCTTCATAGACTCGGCATCCAGCAACATCAAGCTGGCTCTGGACAAGCCAGTGAAATCCAAGAGGAAAGTCAACCACCGGAAGTATCTACAGAAGCAGATCAAACGGTGCACCGGCAATATAACCCCAGGAAATGTAGCAGAAGTCCCAGTTAAAAGACAGGGCTCCCCCCTGGCTCAGCCCCTGCAGAGCAAACCTCTACCTAAACGTGACGGGGTCCAGGCCAACTTACAGAGCAAGAGCTTGGCGGCCCTCTTCAGCCCTGCGAAGGATATAAGGGGTGAGAGAGCCAAGAAACCACCCCTCAGGCATCGTAATCTGCCCCCTTCTTTCTTCACCGAGCCGGCCAACTGCTCCAAAGTCAGCTCCACGTCCGGGATGACGCTGAAGGACTTGGAGCGGGGAAATCCTGAGGCGGCGGAGTTCTTCGAGCTCTTAGGGCCAGATTACAGCAACATGGTCAGCGACCAGGACCTTTATCAAAGTATGCCTGTCCGGGTGCAGTCAGAGATGGGAGGCCCGGAACTTGCCTCCTACGATGCTCAACATTTAGTTGGGGGTCTCCTCTACTCTGAGCCCTGGACTAGCTGCTCAGTACCCACTAAGAAAGTAGGAGAGAATCTGCGAACAGGCCCAACCCAGCCCCCTGCTTACTGTCATTCTGAGGCTGCTTCCGGGTCCGTAGAGGACAACGCACTGTGCACTTTGGCTTTCCCCAACTTCTTCACAGACTGCTCCATACCTCAGGTCACATATGATTTAAATGGTGGTTATAACAGAACTAATTATTCATCTCTATGAGAAACTGACTATTTTGTGCTGGTAAAAGTGATACAACTCCCTCTGTCACTTTCCCCTGAGAGAAACAAGGAACTTGAAATGGTGTCTTTCGAAAAAGAATTGTCCAAAGCTTTTCAAGTAACTGGATATCTTTTCACCAACGCACTTTCATTGACTACACTGTTCTGTGTGAAATTATTCACATGTGCATATGGTTTTCTTTATCTCGGGCAGCTTCTATTGGCATTCAGaatgaaaatgcattttctgtGTAAGCTTCAGTTATGTCAGCAGAGTGGGAGTCTGTTCCATTGGATGTATCTTATTAATCTGGGACTTTGTTAATGAAGACATTTCAttctaacattttttaaatatttgttttcatacagAAAGAAAGCATGCAAGCTGCATAATAAGTTGTTGGTTTAGTCCGCTACATATCACTTCTTGCTAGAAAATGATATTAGAGCAGTGTTTGCCACATTTGCCACAACATGCTGCAACAATCTCAGCGAGGCACGTTTAGGTTCCTGTCAGTCACTGTTCTCTGTAGAGGGAGAAGCCCATTTTACGATGTGTGAtgctgtgtttttacatttcacagcTCAGAAATGATTTTCAGCTGGTAGATTTCCCACTTGCATCCATTTCGAAGAGAAGCCTTATTTGTATCTAGCTATTGTAAGATGACAAAATAAAGCTGGTCTTTATTACCGTGACAACAGAGTTGGTTTTTGTGTTCAGCACTGATCTCGGATGTTGAGGTGTGATAATCAGAATCCAACAGGGCACACAGCCAAAACACTGCATGCAATAAGGTGTggggggggaatcaccagaggcctcacgatacAATATAATCACCATACTTGGGTCACGATACAATAgaattgcgattttaaacatagtgCAACATTCTGTCATATATTGcaattattgtaatatttattcccaattttaaatgacaaacCGACCtgaacacatatataataatagatccCTACTTGGCGCCTGTGCATCAATGCAGTaatgccactgaaaatatcgcgatattaTCCCATGAGTACTTTTATGCAGTCTTGTACAGAGTTCAGCTGTGTCAGGTCAGTTGCATGTAATACAAAATGGCAatatgtaaattaataaatatttatatggATATAAACTCCTGTTTTTCCTCAAGAAACTGATTGAGTCTTTAAATCtcattttaattgtgatattGATGTTTCCTTGCCCTTATTTGCTCCTATTTGTTAAAAAGGTTGCTTGTGTCTTTTGCACTATGTAACCCCGGGTTGGAGAAGTGCTTGTAAACTAAGCTTTACT
This genomic window contains:
- the LOC117942449 gene encoding protein FAM181B, whose protein sequence is MAVQTAIMNPQFMNFCFPGSVMEYEVEKSLDGSLLGEAENDEDYKETTRDLLSFIDSASSNIKLALDKPVKSKRKVNHRKYLQKQIKRCTGNITPGNVAEVPVKRQGSPLAQPLQSKPLPKRDGVQANLQSKSLAALFSPAKDIRGERAKKPPLRHRNLPPSFFTEPANCSKVSSTSGMTLKDLERGNPEAAEFFELLGPDYSNMVSDQDLYQSMPVRVQSEMGGPELASYDAQHLVGGLLYSEPWTSCSVPTKKVGENLRTGPTQPPAYCHSEAASGSVEDNALCTLAFPNFFTDCSIPQVTYDLNGGYNRTNYSSL